A stretch of the Capsicum annuum cultivar UCD-10X-F1 chromosome 10, UCD10Xv1.1, whole genome shotgun sequence genome encodes the following:
- the LOC107844460 gene encoding probable membrane-associated kinase regulator 3, with amino-acid sequence MANNPLPLLMDYSDEEDYIDIEVLSSCSYFSSCPNSTPLNREFEFQMASITNNKESTIAPADELFYRGKLLPLHQKSQRIAPFEEDLEEEEEESFCINFLIAPISSASQSCRVSFEFNPNDLFFERSRTELTISSHNKSPNKLWSKLINQSLINQKFKASKAFLKSLFSKSSCCSEDLKVSKKTTPFRNTAKNIEGLSSRSFSEAETKWHPPIKGLSSSSTNSSSSTGGSFSSSSCSFNSNNGFYELNFLKRSNSFTSGFEGSIEAAVAHCKKSLECSWA; translated from the coding sequence ATGGCCAACAATCCTCTTCCATTATTAATGGACTACTCAGATGAAGAAGACTACATAGACATTGAAGTCTTGAGCTCTTGCTCTTACTTTTCATCGTGTCCTAATTCTACCCCTCTAAACAGAGAATTTGAATTCCAAATGGCCTCAATTACGAATAACAAAGAATCCACAATTGCTCCTGCTGATGAACTCTTTTATAgaggcaaactccttccactccaCCAAAAATCCCAACGAATAGCGCCctttgaagaagatttagaagaagaagaagaagaaagcttTTGCATAAACTTCTTGATCGCTCCAATTAGTTCTGCATCACAATCTTGTAgggtgagttttgaatttaaTCCAAATGACCTCTTCTTTGAGCGTTCTAGGACTGAACTCACCATTAGTAGCCATAATAAAAGTCCTAACAAATTGTGGTCTAAGCTTATTAACCAATCTTTAATCAACCAAAAGTTCAAAGCTTCAAAGGCATTCCTCAAATCTTTGTTTAGCAAATCTTCTTGTTGTAGTGAGGACTTGAAAGTTTCCAAGAAAACAACCCCATTTAGAAATACTGCTAAGAACATTGAAGGTTTGTCTTCAAGATCATTTTCAGAAGCAGAAACTAAGTGGCATCCTCCCATAAAGGGTTTGTCTTCCTCTTCAACTAATTCTTCCTCTAGTACTGGTGGCTCTTTCTCATCATCTAGTTGTTCCTTCAACTCCAATAATGGTTTTTATGAGTTGAATTTCCTCAAGAGAAGCAATAGTTTCACTTCAGGGTTTGAAGGTTCAATTGAGGCTGCTGTTGCTCATTGTAAAAAGTCCCTCGAGTGTAGCTGGGCTTAG